One genomic segment of Streptomyces liangshanensis includes these proteins:
- a CDS encoding histone-like nucleoid-structuring protein Lsr2, protein MAQRVVVTLSDDLDGGEAAETIAFGLDGKSYVIDLNPANAKKLRKALAPYLAAGRRQTNAARNGKNRTTYRHTALAPDPAAVRAWALSHKMDVPARGRIPKRVYEAFREAS, encoded by the coding sequence GTGGCGCAGCGCGTAGTGGTCACACTCTCCGACGATCTCGACGGTGGAGAAGCGGCGGAAACGATCGCGTTCGGTCTGGACGGGAAGTCGTACGTGATCGACCTCAATCCCGCCAACGCGAAGAAACTGCGCAAGGCCCTGGCCCCCTACCTGGCCGCGGGCCGCAGGCAGACGAACGCCGCGAGGAACGGCAAGAACCGCACCACCTACCGGCACACCGCCCTGGCCCCCGATCCGGCGGCCGTCCGGGCGTGGGCGCTCTCCCACAAGATGGACGTGCCGGCGCGGGGCCGGATCCCGAAGCGCGTCTACGAGGCTTTCAGGGAAGCGAGTTGA
- a CDS encoding helix-turn-helix domain-containing protein: MTPRPRELTPDRSVRHLFGAEMRRLREQAGMSLEDLAAVIRYSRSALHRYETAQAMIAPDLADKLDAAFGTDGLFAKLYALARNEVHPDKYRRRMELEARAVTIEEYSGHTVPGLAQTEAYARELLRQGNPESTAAEIDEKVAARMGRRSLLQGPARPYLSVILDEGVLRRTIGAPEVMRAQLEALLPLVDSPVGIIQVLPFKHGAHALLGGSLTLLTLDNGTSVAYEESITTGQLLEDAANVARHRRAYDVMRANALSPRETGALIASAMEALPT; encoded by the coding sequence ATGACCCCACGCCCTCGCGAACTGACCCCCGACCGGTCGGTCCGGCACCTGTTCGGAGCGGAGATGCGCAGGTTGCGGGAACAGGCTGGGATGTCTCTGGAGGACCTGGCCGCCGTCATCCGGTACTCGCGGAGTGCGCTGCACCGGTACGAGACGGCGCAAGCGATGATCGCGCCGGACCTGGCGGACAAGCTGGACGCGGCGTTCGGGACGGACGGGCTGTTCGCGAAGCTGTACGCGCTGGCTCGCAACGAGGTCCATCCCGACAAGTACCGGCGGCGCATGGAGCTGGAGGCGCGGGCCGTGACGATCGAGGAGTACTCCGGGCACACCGTCCCGGGCCTCGCCCAGACCGAGGCGTACGCGCGCGAACTCCTCAGGCAGGGCAACCCCGAATCCACCGCCGCCGAGATCGACGAGAAGGTCGCGGCGCGCATGGGTCGGCGAAGCCTGCTGCAAGGGCCCGCCCGGCCCTACCTCTCGGTGATCCTGGACGAGGGAGTCCTGCGGCGGACCATCGGTGCGCCGGAGGTGATGCGGGCCCAGTTGGAAGCGCTGTTGCCCCTCGTGGACAGTCCGGTCGGAATCATCCAGGTTCTGCCGTTCAAGCATGGGGCTCATGCGCTGCTGGGCGGCTCGCTGACGCTTCTGACGCTGGACAACGGAACAAGCGTCGCTTACGAAGAGAGCATCACCACGGGCCAGTTGCTGGAAGACGCGGCCAATGTGGCCCGACACCGCCGGGCCTACGATGTGATGAGGGCCAACGCGCTGTCTCCCCGTGAGACCGGCGCCCTCATCGCATCCGCCATGGAGGCACTTCCCACATGA
- a CDS encoding maleylpyruvate isomerase family mycothiol-dependent enzyme, producing MPPAKKRSRKYDPDKTRAAVSAQFAAVREAVAGLTDTQLAGPATGLDGWTVRDLAAHLAMVVESVAVAAEGPEVAPGGPVVGLGEWPFATAAYADDISEDVRTLAASAPVAETLARAADRFGAALPGVPDDKLVPVRVGTMRLADFLVTRTVELVVHTDDLNRATGLAVPYDRQALAACTRLLADGLAAKAPGASTEVRIPPYAVVQCVEGPRHTRGTPPNVVETDPLTWIRLATGRTTWASALDSATVTASGERADLSGLLPLMS from the coding sequence ATGCCCCCGGCCAAGAAGCGATCGCGCAAGTACGACCCCGACAAGACCCGAGCCGCCGTGTCGGCGCAGTTCGCGGCGGTACGGGAAGCCGTCGCCGGCCTCACCGACACCCAACTCGCCGGGCCCGCCACCGGACTCGACGGCTGGACGGTACGGGACCTGGCCGCGCACCTGGCGATGGTCGTCGAGTCGGTCGCCGTCGCCGCCGAGGGACCCGAGGTCGCGCCGGGCGGCCCGGTGGTGGGGCTGGGCGAGTGGCCGTTCGCGACGGCCGCGTACGCGGACGACATCAGCGAGGACGTCCGGACCCTCGCCGCGTCCGCGCCGGTCGCCGAGACGCTCGCGCGGGCCGCGGACCGTTTCGGGGCGGCGCTCCCCGGCGTCCCGGACGACAAGCTGGTGCCGGTACGGGTCGGGACGATGCGGCTGGCGGACTTCCTGGTCACGCGGACGGTCGAGCTGGTCGTCCACACCGACGACCTGAACCGCGCGACCGGCCTGGCCGTCCCGTACGACCGTCAGGCCCTCGCCGCCTGCACGCGGCTGCTCGCGGACGGCCTCGCGGCGAAGGCGCCCGGCGCGTCGACCGAGGTACGGATCCCCCCGTACGCGGTCGTCCAGTGCGTGGAAGGCCCCCGCCACACGCGCGGCACCCCACCCAACGTGGTGGAGACGGACCCCCTCACCTGGATCCGCCTGGCCACGGGCCGCACGACGTGGGCGTCAGCCCTGGACTCGGCGACCGTGACCGCAAGCGGCGAACGCGCGGACCTGTCCGGTCTGCTTCCGTTGATGAGCTGA
- a CDS encoding DUF4177 domain-containing protein, whose product MAFEYKVVTFRESLIGDALDSDKLEKTLNKHAEDGWALKAITAADVKGRIGPGAVEGLLLTLERPRQA is encoded by the coding sequence ATGGCGTTCGAGTACAAGGTCGTGACGTTCCGGGAATCGCTCATCGGCGACGCCCTGGACAGCGACAAGCTGGAGAAGACGCTCAACAAGCACGCCGAGGACGGGTGGGCCCTCAAGGCCATCACCGCGGCGGACGTCAAGGGCCGCATCGGCCCCGGCGCCGTCGAGGGCCTGCTGCTCACCCTGGAGCGTCCGCGCCAGGCGTGA
- the purQ gene encoding phosphoribosylformylglycinamidine synthase subunit PurQ produces the protein MTARIGVVTFPGTLDDRDSLRAVRIAGAEPVSLWHRDKDLHQVDAVVLAGGFSYGDYLRAGAISRFSPVMATVIEQAKAGMPVLGICNGFQILTESHLLPGAMLRNNHLHFICRDQKLRVESADTAWTSDYSAGQEISVPLKNIDGRYVADERTLDELEAEGRVAFRYLDGNPNGSLRDIAGISNAAGNVVGLMPHPEHAVEPLIGTGRTDGLGFFTSILKKLVSA, from the coding sequence GTGACCGCTCGTATCGGAGTCGTCACCTTCCCCGGCACGCTCGACGACCGCGACAGCCTGCGGGCCGTCCGGATCGCCGGCGCGGAGCCCGTCTCCCTGTGGCACCGCGACAAGGACCTCCACCAGGTCGACGCGGTCGTCCTGGCCGGCGGTTTCAGTTACGGGGACTATCTGCGGGCCGGGGCCATCTCCCGGTTCTCGCCCGTCATGGCCACGGTGATCGAGCAGGCGAAGGCCGGTATGCCGGTCCTCGGAATCTGCAACGGCTTCCAGATCCTCACCGAGTCGCATCTGCTGCCGGGCGCCATGCTGCGCAACAACCACCTGCACTTCATCTGCCGCGATCAGAAACTGCGGGTGGAGAGCGCGGACACCGCCTGGACCTCCGACTATTCCGCGGGCCAGGAAATCTCCGTCCCCCTCAAGAACATCGACGGCCGGTACGTCGCCGACGAGCGCACGCTCGACGAGCTGGAGGCCGAGGGCCGGGTCGCGTTCCGCTACCTGGACGGCAACCCGAACGGTTCGCTGCGCGACATCGCCGGCATCTCGAACGCGGCGGGCAACGTCGTCGGCCTGATGCCGCACCCCGAGCACGCCGTGGAGCCGCTGATCGGTACGGGCCGTACCGACGGCCTGGGATTCTTCACCTCGATCCTGAAGAAGCTGGTAAGCGCCTGA
- a CDS encoding META domain-containing protein, whose translation MIRPTRMQKQQSITVTAVTALALFGLAACGSETTSTTGAGGDDASVRESALAGVRWHLESVTVDGRRTAGVAGTSLEFGDSTRATLATGCDEYAVDVSVAGDTVTVGGKRATATASCTMNLDALDKALDEAFTGKLTAKVAGDRLTLTSSDGDVLALTSGSPAPLTGTKWTVNALASDGSAARLPAGTDGSATFTLGADGSVRGNLGCNGFSARAKVAGDTITFSRVISTKMACSGPRSAVERHLAKVLRGTVTYDLNHGGLWLTGEDGGLAALPAPKG comes from the coding sequence GTGATCCGTCCCACCCGCATGCAGAAGCAGCAGAGCATCACGGTTACCGCGGTCACCGCACTCGCGCTGTTCGGCCTTGCGGCGTGCGGTAGCGAGACCACCTCGACGACGGGGGCGGGGGGTGATGACGCGTCCGTGCGGGAGTCGGCGCTCGCCGGTGTCCGGTGGCACCTGGAGAGCGTGACGGTCGACGGGAGAAGGACCGCCGGGGTGGCGGGGACCTCGCTGGAGTTCGGCGACTCGACGCGGGCGACGCTGGCCACCGGGTGTGACGAGTACGCGGTGGACGTGTCCGTCGCCGGTGACACCGTGACCGTCGGTGGGAAGCGGGCGACGGCGACCGCCTCGTGCACGATGAACCTCGACGCCCTGGACAAGGCGCTGGACGAGGCCTTCACCGGGAAGCTGACAGCGAAGGTGGCCGGCGACCGCCTCACCCTGACCTCCTCCGACGGCGACGTCCTGGCCCTGACCAGCGGATCTCCCGCGCCCCTCACCGGTACGAAGTGGACCGTGAACGCGCTGGCCTCCGACGGGAGCGCGGCGCGGCTGCCCGCCGGGACGGACGGCTCGGCGACCTTCACGCTGGGCGCGGACGGTTCCGTACGGGGCAATCTGGGCTGCAACGGGTTCAGCGCCCGGGCGAAGGTCGCCGGGGACACGATCACGTTCAGCAGGGTGATCTCGACGAAGATGGCTTGTTCCGGCCCCCGGTCGGCGGTCGAGAGGCACCTGGCCAAGGTCCTGCGCGGCACGGTCACGTATGACCTCAACCACGGTGGCCTGTGGCTCACGGGGGAGGACGGCGGACTCGCCGCGCTGCCCGCCCCGAAGGGGTGA
- the purL gene encoding phosphoribosylformylglycinamidine synthase subunit PurL → MTLDTVKHASATPDVELPWKELGLKEDEYAKVREILGRRPTGAELAMYSVMWSEHCSYKSSKVHLKQFGDKVPANDAMLVGIGENAGVVDVGQGYAVTFKVESHNHPSYVEPYQGAATGVGGIVRDIIAMGARPVAVVDPLRMGAADHPDTRRVLPGVVAGIGGYGNSLGLPNIGGELVFDACYQGNPLVNAGAIGVMRHEDIHLAKASGPGNKVILYGARTGGDGIGGASILASETFDDTKPSKRPAVQVGDPFQEKLLIECTLEAFAEKLVVGIQDLGAAGLSCATSELASNGSGGMRVELDDVPLRDSTLSPEEILMSESQERMCAVVEPDKVERFLAICEKWDVIATVVGEVTDGDRLEIFWHGEKIVDVDPRTVAHDGPVYNRPFARPSWQDALQADDANKLPRPTTPEQLREQVLALLSSPNQASKAWVTDQYDRFVQGNTVLAQPEDAGMIRVNEETGLGVAIATDGNGRFTKLDPYTGAQLALAESYRNVAASGAKPLAISDCLNFGSPEDPDVMWQFAEAIRGLADGCLQLGTPVTGGNVSLYNQTGDAAIHPTPVVAVLGVIDDVARRTPIAFKEEGQLLYLLGDTHEEFGGSAWSQVVHDHLGGLPPKVDLERERLLGEILISASRDGMIDAAHDLSDGGLVQAVTESCLRGGNGARLVVPDGLDAFTFLFSESAGRAVVSVPRSEELRFTDMCGARGLPATRVGVVDGEEIEVQGEFGIPLSEVAEAHRGTIPALFG, encoded by the coding sequence ATGACCCTGGACACCGTCAAGCACGCGAGCGCGACGCCCGACGTCGAACTGCCCTGGAAGGAGCTCGGCCTCAAGGAGGACGAGTACGCCAAGGTCCGCGAGATCCTCGGCCGCCGGCCGACCGGCGCCGAGCTGGCCATGTACTCCGTCATGTGGTCGGAGCACTGCTCGTACAAGAGCAGCAAGGTCCACCTCAAGCAGTTCGGCGACAAGGTCCCCGCCAACGACGCCATGCTCGTCGGCATCGGCGAGAACGCGGGCGTCGTGGACGTCGGCCAGGGGTACGCGGTCACCTTCAAGGTCGAGTCCCACAACCACCCGTCGTACGTCGAGCCCTACCAGGGCGCGGCCACCGGCGTCGGCGGCATCGTGCGCGACATCATCGCGATGGGCGCCCGCCCGGTCGCGGTCGTGGACCCGCTGCGGATGGGCGCGGCCGACCACCCCGACACCCGGCGGGTCCTGCCCGGCGTGGTGGCGGGCATCGGCGGGTACGGCAACTCGCTCGGCCTGCCGAACATCGGCGGCGAGCTCGTCTTCGACGCCTGCTACCAGGGCAACCCGCTGGTCAACGCCGGCGCCATCGGCGTCATGCGGCACGAGGACATCCACCTCGCCAAGGCCTCGGGCCCCGGCAACAAGGTGATCCTGTACGGCGCCCGCACCGGCGGCGACGGCATCGGCGGCGCCTCGATCCTGGCCTCCGAGACGTTCGACGACACCAAGCCGTCGAAGCGTCCCGCCGTCCAGGTCGGCGACCCGTTCCAGGAGAAGCTCCTCATCGAGTGCACGCTGGAGGCCTTCGCCGAGAAGCTCGTCGTCGGCATCCAGGACCTCGGCGCGGCCGGCCTGTCCTGCGCGACGAGCGAGCTGGCGTCGAACGGCTCCGGCGGCATGCGCGTCGAGCTGGACGACGTACCGCTGCGCGACTCCACGCTCTCGCCCGAGGAGATCCTCATGAGCGAGTCGCAGGAACGCATGTGCGCGGTCGTCGAGCCCGACAAGGTCGAGCGGTTCCTCGCGATCTGCGAGAAGTGGGACGTCATCGCCACCGTCGTCGGCGAGGTCACCGACGGCGACCGGCTGGAGATCTTCTGGCACGGCGAGAAGATCGTGGACGTCGACCCGCGCACGGTCGCGCACGACGGCCCCGTCTACAACCGCCCGTTCGCCCGCCCGTCCTGGCAGGACGCCCTCCAGGCCGACGACGCGAACAAGCTGCCGCGGCCCACCACCCCGGAGCAGCTGCGCGAACAGGTCCTGGCGCTGCTGTCGTCGCCGAACCAGGCGTCCAAGGCGTGGGTCACCGACCAGTACGACCGCTTCGTGCAGGGCAACACCGTGCTCGCGCAGCCCGAGGACGCGGGCATGATCCGCGTCAACGAGGAGACCGGCCTCGGCGTCGCCATCGCCACGGACGGCAACGGCCGCTTCACCAAGCTCGACCCGTACACCGGCGCGCAGCTCGCGCTGGCGGAGTCGTACCGCAATGTCGCCGCCTCCGGCGCGAAGCCCCTCGCGATCTCGGACTGCCTGAACTTCGGCTCCCCCGAGGACCCGGACGTCATGTGGCAGTTCGCCGAGGCGATCCGCGGGCTCGCGGACGGCTGCCTCCAGCTCGGTACGCCGGTCACCGGCGGCAACGTCTCGCTCTACAACCAGACGGGCGACGCGGCGATCCACCCGACGCCGGTCGTCGCCGTCCTCGGCGTGATCGACGACGTGGCCCGCCGTACGCCGATCGCCTTCAAGGAAGAGGGCCAGCTCCTCTACCTGCTGGGCGACACCCACGAGGAGTTCGGCGGGTCGGCCTGGTCGCAGGTCGTCCACGACCACCTCGGCGGGCTGCCGCCGAAGGTCGACCTGGAGCGCGAGCGGCTCCTCGGCGAGATCCTGATCTCGGCGTCCCGCGACGGCATGATCGACGCGGCGCACGACCTGAGCGACGGCGGTCTGGTCCAGGCGGTCACCGAGTCCTGCCTGCGCGGCGGGAACGGCGCCCGGCTGGTCGTGCCCGACGGCCTCGACGCCTTCACCTTCCTGTTCAGCGAGTCGGCCGGCCGCGCGGTCGTGTCCGTCCCGCGCAGCGAGGAACTCCGCTTCACCGACATGTGCGGGGCGCGCGGCCTGCCCGCGACCCGCGTCGGTGTGGTGGACGGCGAGGAGATCGAGGTCCAGGGCGAGTTCGGCATCCCGCTGAGCGAGGTCGCGGAGGCCCACCGGGGCACCATCCCCGCGCTCTTCGGCTGA
- a CDS encoding ABC transporter ATP-binding protein — protein sequence MTPTSHPDDPVIETDELRRTYSGGFTAVDGVSFSVGRGELFALLGTNGAGKTSTVEVLEGLARPDGGGVRVLGHNPYTERAAVRPRIGVMLQEGGFPSDLTVAETVRMCAGCTSGARPTDEALGLVGLTGRARVRVKQLSGGERRRLDLALALLGRPEVLFLDEPTTGLDAEGRRDTWELVRALRDEGTSVLLTTHYLEEAEALADRLAIMHQGRIVTSGTPAEVTEARPATIRFVLPHGVLPERLPLSLRAGAEGRRVEIRTRRLQEDLHELLRWARESDVQLAELDARSASLEDAFLDIAARGAETADTR from the coding sequence ATGACACCGACTTCGCATCCCGACGACCCCGTCATCGAGACCGACGAGCTGCGCCGCACCTACAGCGGCGGCTTCACCGCCGTGGACGGCGTCTCCTTCTCCGTCGGACGGGGCGAGCTGTTCGCCCTGCTCGGCACGAACGGCGCCGGCAAGACCTCCACCGTGGAGGTGCTGGAGGGCCTCGCCCGCCCGGACGGCGGAGGCGTACGGGTCCTCGGCCACAACCCGTACACCGAGCGCGCCGCCGTCCGCCCCCGGATCGGGGTGATGCTCCAGGAGGGCGGCTTCCCCTCCGACCTGACCGTCGCGGAGACGGTACGGATGTGCGCCGGCTGCACGAGCGGCGCGCGGCCGACGGACGAGGCGCTGGGCCTGGTCGGGCTCACCGGGCGGGCGCGGGTCCGGGTCAAGCAGCTCTCGGGCGGCGAGCGGCGGCGCCTGGACCTGGCGCTGGCGCTGCTGGGCCGGCCCGAGGTGCTCTTCCTCGACGAGCCGACCACCGGTCTGGACGCCGAAGGGCGGCGCGACACGTGGGAGTTGGTACGGGCCCTGCGGGACGAGGGCACCTCCGTACTGCTGACCACGCACTACCTGGAGGAGGCCGAGGCGCTGGCCGACCGGCTGGCGATCATGCACCAGGGGCGCATCGTGACCTCGGGCACACCGGCCGAGGTGACCGAGGCCCGGCCGGCCACGATCCGGTTCGTCCTGCCCCACGGGGTGCTGCCCGAACGGCTGCCGCTGTCGCTGCGGGCCGGCGCGGAGGGGCGGCGGGTCGAGATCCGGACCCGGCGGCTCCAGGAGGACCTGCACGAACTCCTGCGGTGGGCGCGGGAGTCGGACGTACAGCTGGCGGAGCTGGACGCCCGGTCCGCCTCGCTCGAAGACGCTTTCCTCGACATCGCGGCGCGCGGCGCGGAAACGGCGGACACACGATGA
- the purS gene encoding phosphoribosylformylglycinamidine synthase subunit PurS — protein sequence MARVVVDVMLKPEILDPQGQAVQRALPRLGFEGIADVRQGKRFELEVDGPVDEAALARIHEIAETFLANTVIEDFVVKVEEPK from the coding sequence GTGGCACGCGTCGTAGTCGACGTCATGCTCAAGCCGGAGATCCTCGACCCGCAGGGCCAGGCGGTGCAGCGCGCGCTGCCCCGGCTGGGCTTCGAGGGGATCGCCGACGTCCGCCAGGGAAAGCGTTTCGAGTTGGAGGTGGACGGGCCGGTCGACGAGGCCGCTCTCGCCCGTATCCACGAGATCGCCGAGACCTTCCTCGCGAACACCGTCATCGAGGACTTCGTCGTGAAGGTCGAGGAGCCGAAGTGA
- a CDS encoding ABC transporter permease: MNTNTNTSKGMNTKANANADTDTRGGVGAVRGDGDGTGALTTAAGRLGALGRAELTLLARNRTALFTALFVPLAMMGSIKITLDGADLGDAGVTAAEAALAGGVGTVLLMVVYSNLVAAYTSRREELVLKRLRTGETADHEILAGTALPAAALALAQSVVLVAAAGVFLDVGGIHRPDLLVAGLLVAIVLLTALAATTSVITRTVESAQITTMPLFLVSLVGSGLFVPLDSLPDRVASVCELLPMTGVMTLVRAGLIGGVDGAGLLGAGIGAVAWTVLALYAVRKWFRWEPRR; this comes from the coding sequence ATGAACACGAACACGAACACGAGCAAGGGCATGAACACGAAGGCGAACGCGAACGCGGACACGGACACGAGGGGTGGGGTGGGTGCCGTGCGGGGTGACGGCGACGGTACGGGTGCGCTGACCACGGCCGCCGGGCGGCTGGGCGCTCTCGGGCGGGCCGAGCTGACGCTGCTCGCACGGAACAGGACGGCGCTGTTCACCGCGCTGTTCGTGCCCCTCGCGATGATGGGCTCGATCAAGATCACGCTCGATGGGGCCGACCTGGGCGACGCCGGGGTGACCGCCGCGGAGGCGGCCCTCGCCGGTGGCGTCGGCACGGTCCTGCTGATGGTCGTCTACTCGAACCTCGTCGCCGCGTACACCTCCCGGCGCGAGGAGCTGGTGCTCAAGCGGCTCCGCACGGGCGAGACCGCCGACCACGAGATCCTCGCCGGGACCGCGCTGCCCGCCGCCGCGCTGGCGCTGGCGCAGTCCGTGGTCCTGGTGGCGGCGGCCGGCGTGTTCCTCGACGTGGGCGGGATCCACCGGCCCGACCTGCTCGTCGCGGGCCTGCTGGTGGCGATCGTGCTGCTCACGGCGCTGGCGGCGACGACCTCCGTCATCACCCGTACCGTGGAGAGCGCGCAGATCACGACGATGCCGCTGTTCCTGGTCTCGCTGGTCGGCTCCGGCCTGTTCGTCCCGCTGGACTCCCTGCCCGACCGGGTGGCGTCCGTGTGCGAGCTGCTGCCGATGACCGGGGTGATGACGCTGGTACGCGCGGGCCTGATCGGCGGGGTCGACGGGGCGGGGCTGCTCGGGGCGGGGATCGGCGCGGTGGCCTGGACGGTGCTGGCGCTGTACGCCGTGCGGAAGTGGTTCCGGTGGGAGCCGCGGCGCTGA
- a CDS encoding DUF397 domain-containing protein — MSISQETSRVEWIKSSYSNTDGGNCVEFAPAALTATGLVPVRDSKMPTGPVLMLTPGAWTALVALAAETELL; from the coding sequence ATGAGCATTTCGCAGGAAACGTCCCGCGTGGAGTGGATCAAGTCGAGCTACAGCAACACCGACGGCGGCAACTGCGTCGAGTTCGCCCCCGCCGCCCTCACTGCGACCGGACTGGTCCCCGTACGGGACAGCAAGATGCCGACGGGCCCGGTTCTCATGCTGACCCCCGGCGCGTGGACCGCCCTGGTCGCCCTCGCGGCCGAGACGGAACTGCTCTAA
- the purF gene encoding amidophosphoribosyltransferase, which yields MPRGDGRLNHDLLPGEKGPQDACGVFGVWAPGEEVAKLTYFGLYALQHRGQESAGIAVSNGSQILVFKDMGLVSQVFDETSLGSLLGHIAVGHARYSTTGASVWENAQPTFRATAHGSIALGHNGNLVNTAQLAEMVADLPKENGRPTRVAATNDTDLVTALLAGQTDDDGKPLTVEEAAAKILPDVQGAFSLVFMDEHTLYAARDPQGIRPLVLGRLERGWVVASEGAALDICGASFVREIEPGELIAIDENGLRTQRFAEAKPKGCVFEYVYLARPDTDIAGRNVYLSRVEMGRKLAKEAPVEADLVIATPESGTPAAIGYAEASGIPYGSGLVKNAYVGRTFIQPSQTIRQLGIRLKLNPLKEVIRGKRLVVVDDSIVRGNTQRALVKMLREAGAAEVHIRISSPPVKWPCFFGIDFATRAELIANGMTIDEIGVSLGADSLSYISLDGMIEATTIAKPNLCRACFDGEYPMDLPDPELLGKQLLETELAAGPANAAAEALRRP from the coding sequence GTGCCTCGTGGTGATGGACGACTCAACCACGACCTGCTCCCCGGTGAGAAAGGCCCCCAGGACGCGTGTGGCGTCTTCGGAGTCTGGGCCCCGGGCGAAGAGGTCGCCAAGCTCACCTATTTCGGACTGTATGCCCTGCAGCACCGTGGACAGGAGTCCGCGGGCATCGCAGTGAGCAACGGGTCCCAGATCCTGGTCTTCAAGGACATGGGCCTGGTCTCACAGGTCTTCGACGAAACGTCCCTCGGCTCCCTCCTGGGCCATATCGCGGTGGGCCATGCCCGCTACTCCACCACCGGAGCCTCGGTGTGGGAGAACGCGCAGCCGACCTTCCGGGCCACGGCCCACGGCTCGATCGCGCTCGGTCACAACGGGAACCTGGTCAACACCGCCCAGCTCGCGGAGATGGTCGCCGACCTCCCCAAGGAGAACGGCCGGCCCACGCGCGTGGCCGCCACCAACGACACCGACCTGGTCACGGCGCTCCTCGCCGGCCAGACGGACGACGACGGCAAGCCCCTCACGGTCGAGGAAGCCGCCGCCAAGATCCTGCCCGACGTCCAGGGAGCCTTCTCGCTCGTCTTCATGGACGAGCACACCCTCTACGCCGCCCGTGACCCGCAGGGCATCCGCCCGCTCGTCCTCGGCCGGCTGGAGCGCGGCTGGGTCGTCGCCTCCGAGGGCGCGGCCCTCGACATCTGCGGCGCCTCCTTCGTCCGCGAGATCGAGCCCGGCGAGCTCATCGCCATCGACGAGAACGGTCTGCGCACCCAGCGATTCGCGGAAGCGAAGCCCAAGGGCTGTGTCTTCGAGTACGTCTACCTGGCGCGTCCCGACACGGACATCGCCGGTCGGAACGTGTATCTGTCCCGGGTGGAAATGGGCCGGAAACTCGCGAAAGAAGCACCCGTCGAGGCCGATCTGGTCATAGCGACCCCGGAGTCCGGCACCCCCGCCGCCATCGGCTACGCCGAGGCGAGCGGTATCCCGTACGGCTCGGGCCTGGTCAAGAACGCGTACGTCGGCCGGACCTTCATCCAGCCGTCCCAGACCATCCGCCAGCTGGGCATCCGGCTGAAGCTCAACCCGCTCAAGGAAGTCATCCGGGGCAAGCGCCTGGTGGTCGTGGACGACTCGATCGTCCGCGGCAACACACAGCGCGCGCTCGTCAAGATGCTCCGCGAGGCGGGCGCCGCCGAGGTCCACATCCGGATCTCGTCCCCGCCGGTCAAGTGGCCCTGCTTCTTCGGCATCGACTTCGCGACCCGCGCCGAGCTGATCGCCAACGGCATGACGATCGACGAGATCGGTGTCTCGCTGGGCGCCGACTCCCTCTCGTACATCTCCCTCGACGGGATGATCGAGGCGACCACCATCGCCAAGCCGAACCTCTGCCGTGCCTGCTTCGACGGCGAGTACCCGATGGATCTCCCCGACCCCGAGCTGCTCGGCAAGCAGCTGCTGGAGACCGAGCTCGCGGCAGGACCGGCCAACGCGGCCGCCGAGGCGCTCCGCCGCCCGTAG